A region from the Sulfurivermis fontis genome encodes:
- the nuoL gene encoding NADH-quinone oxidoreductase subunit L, protein MHNVNIAIVAAPLIGAVVAGLFGGTIGRVGAHTVTIIGVAIAFLLSLVMFNHVVIQDAGIVSHSVYTWLVSDGVTFEVGFLVDKLSVMMMVVVTFVSLMVHVYTIGYMAHDEENWPEGSGAGRNSYQRFFSYISLFTFSMLMLVMANNFMQLFFGWEAVGLVSYLLIGFWLKRPSAVYANLKAFLVNRVGDFGFLLGIAAVLMYFNTLDYAAVFNAAALQKDLTVALWPGAEWNVMTVICILLFIGAMGKSAQVPLHVWLPDSMEGPTPISALIHAATMVTAGIFMVARMSPLFELSETALSFVLIIGAITALFMGFLGIIQNDIKRVVAYSTLSQLGYMTVALGASAYAAGVFHLMTHAFFKALLFLAAGSVIIAMHHEQDMRRMGGLRKYMPITWITSLIGSLALIGTPGFAGFFSKDLIIEAVHASQLPGAGFAYFCVLAGVFVTAFYSFRMYFLVFHGKERFRDAHHGHDAHGHHGVHEPHETPWVVTLPLIALAVPSVLAGGMYISEMGFGNFFGAAIQVLPQHDVLAELGRDYHGALGMVLHGFLAAPFWLALAGVVTAWLLYMKFTHVPALIQARLQFLYTLLDQKYYADRFNDWFFAGGSRGIGRLLWQWGDVRLIDGLLVNGSARTVGWLAAVVRHVQSGYLFHYAFAMILGLLLMFALFVVAG, encoded by the coding sequence CTGCACAACGTAAACATCGCCATCGTCGCGGCGCCGCTCATCGGCGCGGTCGTCGCCGGGCTGTTCGGCGGCACCATCGGCCGTGTCGGCGCGCATACCGTCACCATCATCGGCGTGGCCATCGCCTTCCTGCTGTCGCTGGTGATGTTCAACCATGTGGTGATCCAGGATGCCGGTATCGTCAGCCACAGCGTCTACACCTGGCTGGTGTCCGACGGCGTCACCTTCGAGGTGGGCTTCCTGGTGGACAAGCTGTCGGTGATGATGATGGTGGTGGTGACCTTCGTTTCCCTGATGGTGCACGTCTACACCATCGGCTACATGGCCCACGACGAGGAGAACTGGCCGGAGGGCAGCGGTGCCGGCAGGAACTCCTACCAGCGCTTCTTCAGCTACATCTCGCTGTTCACTTTCTCCATGCTGATGCTGGTGATGGCCAACAACTTCATGCAGCTGTTCTTCGGCTGGGAGGCGGTGGGCCTGGTGTCTTACCTGCTGATCGGTTTCTGGCTCAAGCGCCCCAGCGCGGTGTACGCCAACCTCAAGGCCTTCCTGGTCAACCGCGTCGGCGACTTCGGCTTCCTGCTCGGCATCGCCGCCGTGCTGATGTACTTCAACACCCTGGACTATGCTGCGGTGTTCAATGCCGCCGCGCTGCAGAAGGATCTGACGGTTGCGCTGTGGCCGGGTGCCGAGTGGAACGTGATGACGGTGATCTGCATCCTGCTGTTCATCGGTGCCATGGGCAAGTCGGCGCAGGTGCCGTTGCACGTGTGGCTGCCGGACTCCATGGAAGGCCCGACGCCGATCTCCGCCCTGATCCACGCCGCCACCATGGTCACCGCCGGCATCTTCATGGTGGCGCGCATGTCGCCGCTGTTCGAGCTGTCGGAGACGGCGCTGTCCTTCGTCCTGATCATCGGCGCCATCACCGCGCTGTTCATGGGCTTCCTCGGTATCATCCAAAACGACATCAAGCGCGTGGTGGCCTATTCCACCCTGTCGCAGCTCGGCTACATGACCGTGGCGCTGGGCGCCTCGGCCTATGCCGCCGGCGTGTTCCACCTGATGACCCACGCCTTCTTCAAGGCGCTGCTGTTCCTGGCCGCCGGCTCGGTGATCATCGCCATGCACCACGAGCAGGACATGCGCCGCATGGGCGGCCTGCGCAAGTATATGCCGATCACCTGGATCACTTCGCTCATCGGCTCTCTCGCCCTGATCGGCACTCCCGGTTTTGCCGGCTTCTTCTCCAAGGACCTGATCATCGAGGCGGTGCATGCCTCGCAGCTGCCCGGTGCCGGTTTCGCCTACTTCTGCGTGCTGGCCGGCGTGTTTGTCACCGCCTTCTATTCCTTCCGTATGTACTTCCTGGTGTTCCACGGCAAGGAGCGGTTCCGCGACGCGCACCATGGCCACGATGCCCACGGTCACCATGGTGTGCATGAGCCGCATGAAACGCCCTGGGTGGTGACCCTGCCGCTCATCGCCCTAGCGGTGCCCTCGGTGCTGGCGGGCGGGATGTACATCAGCGAGATGGGCTTCGGCAATTTCTTCGGTGCCGCCATCCAGGTGTTGCCGCAGCATGACGTGTTGGCGGAACTGGGCCGGGATTATCACGGTGCGCTGGGCATGGTGCTGCACGGTTTCCTTGCCGCGCCGTTCTGGCTGGCGCTGGCCGGTGTGGTCACCGCCTGGCTGCTGTACATGAAGTTCACTCACGTGCCGGCGCTGATCCAGGCGCGGCTGCAGTTCCTGTATACCTTGCTGGACCAGAAATACTATGCCGATCGCTTCAACGACTGGTTCTTCGCCGGCGGCAGCCGCGGCATCGGCCGTCTGCTGTGGCAGTGGGGCGACGTGCGCCTCATCGACGGCCTGCTGGTCAACGGCAGCGCGCGTACAGTGGGTTGGCTGGCGGCGGTGGTGCGCCACGTGCAGTCCGGCTACCTGTTCCACTATGCCTTCGCCATGATCCTGGGGCTGCTGCTGATGTTCGCCCTGTTCGTCGTCGCCGGATAA
- a CDS encoding NADH-quinone oxidoreductase subunit M, which yields MFADLPLLSLVIWTPIVGGLLVLAAGSRNALEAKVLALLVALATFLLSLPLYSGFDTTTAAMQFTEFRPWIATWSINYHLGVDGISMPLILLTTFTTVLVVIAGWEVIQNKPAQYMASFLIMAGLMNGVFAALDAMLFYVFWEAMLIPMFIVIGVWGGPRRIYATLKFFLYTFLGSVFMLVALIWMYLQSGSFAILDLHTMPLGLQAQVLIFLAFLLAFAVKVPMWPVHTWLPDAHVEAPTGGSVVLAAIMLKLGAYGFLRFSLPITPDASQQLDWLMIALSLIAVVYIGFVALVQRDMKKLIAYSSISHMGFVTLGMFIAWRIAANTGSMQGAGMGIEGAMVQMISHGFISGAMFLCVGVLYDRLHSREIADYGGVAHTMPRFAGFMVLFAMANAGLPGTSGFVGEFMVILASFKANFWFAFFAATTLILGAAYTLWMVRRVVYGEVGSDKVAALQDINGREFLILGVLALMVLLFGLWPAPLLDVMRPTVEHLVQHMAVSKL from the coding sequence ATGTTCGCTGATTTGCCACTGCTCAGTCTGGTCATCTGGACCCCCATCGTCGGCGGCCTGCTGGTGCTCGCCGCGGGGAGCCGCAATGCCCTCGAGGCCAAGGTCTTGGCGCTGCTGGTGGCGCTGGCCACCTTCCTGCTGTCGTTGCCGCTGTATTCCGGCTTCGATACCACCACCGCGGCGATGCAGTTCACCGAGTTCCGCCCGTGGATTGCCACCTGGTCGATCAATTACCACCTCGGCGTCGACGGCATCTCCATGCCGCTGATCCTGCTCACCACCTTCACCACGGTGCTGGTGGTGATTGCCGGCTGGGAGGTGATCCAGAACAAGCCGGCGCAGTACATGGCGTCCTTCCTGATCATGGCCGGCCTGATGAACGGTGTGTTCGCCGCGCTGGATGCGATGCTGTTCTATGTATTCTGGGAGGCGATGCTGATCCCGATGTTCATCGTCATCGGTGTGTGGGGCGGCCCGCGGCGCATCTATGCCACCCTCAAGTTCTTCCTCTACACCTTCCTCGGCTCGGTGTTCATGCTGGTGGCGCTGATCTGGATGTACCTGCAGTCGGGCAGCTTCGCCATTCTTGACCTGCACACCATGCCGCTCGGCCTGCAGGCGCAGGTGCTGATCTTCCTGGCCTTCCTGCTGGCCTTTGCGGTGAAGGTGCCGATGTGGCCGGTGCATACCTGGTTGCCGGACGCCCATGTCGAGGCGCCCACCGGCGGTTCGGTGGTGCTGGCGGCCATCATGCTGAAGCTGGGCGCCTACGGCTTCCTGCGCTTCTCCCTGCCCATCACCCCGGATGCCAGCCAGCAGCTGGACTGGCTGATGATCGCGCTGTCCCTCATCGCCGTGGTGTACATCGGTTTTGTGGCGTTGGTGCAGCGGGACATGAAGAAGCTGATCGCCTATTCGTCCATTTCGCACATGGGCTTCGTCACCCTCGGTATGTTCATCGCCTGGCGCATTGCCGCCAATACCGGCAGCATGCAGGGCGCCGGCATGGGCATCGAAGGCGCCATGGTGCAGATGATCTCCCATGGCTTCATTTCCGGCGCCATGTTCCTCTGCGTCGGCGTGTTGTACGACCGCCTGCACAGCCGCGAGATCGCCGACTACGGAGGCGTGGCACACACCATGCCGCGCTTCGCCGGCTTCATGGTGCTGTTCGCCATGGCCAATGCCGGTCTGCCCGGCACCTCCGGCTTCGTCGGCGAGTTCATGGTGATCCTGGCCAGCTTCAAGGCCAATTTCTGGTTCGCCTTCTTCGCCGCCACCACCCTGATCCTCGGTGCCGCCTACACCCTGTGGATGGTGCGGCGCGTGGTGTACGGCGAGGTCGGCAGCGACAAGGTGGCCGCCCTCCAGGACATCAACGGCCGTGAATTCCTGATCCTCGGCGTGCTGGCGCTGATGGTGCTGCTGTTCGGCCTGTGGCCGGCGCCGTTGCTGGACGTGATGCGTCCGACGGTGGAGCATCTGGTGCAGCACATGGCCGTATCCAAGCTGTAA
- the nuoN gene encoding NADH-quinone oxidoreductase subunit NuoN translates to MSFAMPDFMPALPEMFLLGMTCFILLLDLFLSERNRVVTYLLAQSTLLGALLLTVSLYEEGRALTFSDTFVSDPMGSVLKAFIYLATFFVFLYAKDYLRARNMFKGEFYILGLLGVLGMNVLVSAHSLLTIYLGLELLSLSMYAMVALQRDSLQASEAAMKYFVLGAMASAMLLYGMSMLYGITGSLDLGQINGGTAALQDNGMLLSFALVFIVIGVAFKLGAVPFHMWLPDVYHGAPTAVTLYLSSAPKLAAFAMLMRLLVDGLAGLQEQWEGMLILLTVLSLAAGNLIAIAQTNLKRMLAYSAISHVGFLLLGVLSGTQAGYAAAMFYAIVYVLMGLGGFGMIVLMSRAGFEADRIEDFKGLNERSPWFALMMLILMFSMAGVPPFLGFWSKLAVIQAAVGADLVWLAAVAVVFSVIGAFYYLRVVKVMYFDQAEAGTPGVHAGLDLRVVLSANSLAVLGLGLFPGGLLALCVAALA, encoded by the coding sequence ATGAGTTTCGCGATGCCCGATTTCATGCCCGCCCTGCCCGAGATGTTCCTGCTCGGCATGACCTGCTTCATCCTGTTGCTGGACCTGTTCCTCAGCGAGCGCAACCGCGTGGTCACCTACCTGCTGGCGCAGTCCACCCTGCTCGGTGCGCTGCTGCTCACCGTCAGTCTGTACGAAGAGGGCAGGGCACTGACCTTTTCCGACACCTTCGTCAGCGATCCCATGGGCTCGGTGCTGAAGGCCTTCATCTATCTGGCCACCTTCTTCGTGTTCCTCTATGCCAAGGACTACCTGCGTGCGCGCAATATGTTCAAGGGTGAGTTCTATATCCTCGGCCTGCTCGGCGTGCTGGGCATGAACGTGCTGGTATCGGCCCACAGCCTGCTCACCATCTACCTGGGCCTGGAGCTGTTGTCGCTGTCGATGTACGCGATGGTCGCCCTGCAGCGTGATTCCCTGCAGGCCTCCGAGGCGGCGATGAAGTATTTCGTGCTGGGCGCCATGGCCTCGGCCATGCTGCTGTACGGCATGTCCATGCTCTACGGCATCACCGGCAGCCTGGATCTCGGCCAGATCAACGGCGGCACCGCCGCGCTGCAGGACAACGGCATGCTGTTGTCCTTCGCCTTGGTGTTCATCGTCATCGGCGTGGCCTTCAAGCTGGGTGCGGTGCCGTTCCACATGTGGCTGCCCGATGTCTATCATGGCGCGCCCACGGCGGTGACCCTGTATCTGAGCTCGGCCCCCAAGCTGGCGGCCTTCGCCATGCTGATGCGTCTGCTGGTGGATGGGTTGGCCGGTCTGCAGGAGCAGTGGGAAGGCATGCTGATCCTGCTCACCGTGCTGTCGCTGGCCGCCGGCAACCTGATCGCCATCGCGCAGACCAATCTGAAGCGCATGCTGGCCTATTCGGCCATTTCCCACGTCGGCTTCCTGCTGCTCGGTGTGCTGTCCGGCACCCAGGCCGGTTATGCCGCCGCCATGTTCTACGCCATCGTCTACGTGCTCATGGGGCTGGGCGGTTTCGGCATGATCGTGCTGATGAGCCGCGCCGGTTTCGAGGCCGATCGCATCGAGGACTTCAAGGGGCTCAACGAGCGCAGTCCGTGGTTTGCCCTGATGATGCTGATCCTGATGTTCTCCATGGCCGGTGTGCCGCCGTTCCTCGGTTTCTGGTCCAAGCTGGCGGTGATCCAGGCGGCGGTCGGCGCAGACCTGGTATGGCTGGCCGCAGTGGCGGTGGTGTTTTCGGTGATCGGTGCCTTCTACTATCTGCGCGTGGTCAAGGTGATGTACTTCGACCAGGCCGAGGCCGGCACCCCCGGCGTGCATGCCGGTCTGGACCTGCGCGTGGTCCTGAGTGCCAACAGCCTGGCGGTACTCGGTCTGGGGCTGTTCCCCGGCGGCCTGCTGGCCTTGTGCGTGGCGGCGCTCGCGTAG
- a CDS encoding DUF2818 family protein — MFPALFLIVIAVVAANLPWLSERILLVRRPGAAGKRAWWRWLEWLLLYCLVGGLALGLENKLNGEIYPQGWEFYAITLCLFLVFALPGFLYRYEFRHLLDRR, encoded by the coding sequence ATGTTTCCCGCCCTGTTCCTGATCGTCATCGCCGTCGTGGCCGCCAACCTGCCCTGGTTGAGCGAGCGCATTTTGCTGGTACGCCGTCCCGGTGCCGCCGGCAAGCGGGCTTGGTGGCGCTGGCTGGAGTGGCTGCTGCTGTATTGCCTCGTCGGTGGTCTGGCCCTGGGTCTGGAAAACAAACTCAATGGCGAGATCTATCCCCAGGGCTGGGAGTTCTATGCCATCACTCTTTGCCTGTTCCTGGTGTTTGCCCTGCCCGGATTTCTTTATCGCTACGAATTCAGGCACTTGCTGGACCGGCGCTGA
- the rimP gene encoding ribosome maturation factor RimP, with product MTQAAKQLQQLLEPGVTALGYELLGIEHLAQGRHSVLRLYIDSPDGITVEDCERVSHQVSGVLEVEDPIKGQYTLEVSSPGLDRPLFKPEHYARFIGAVVSLRLARPMGVRRKFKGRLLALRDEAVVIEQDGVEVVVPLEDIDKAHLVPQW from the coding sequence GTGACACAGGCAGCCAAGCAGTTGCAGCAGTTGCTGGAACCGGGGGTTACGGCCCTCGGTTACGAGTTGCTGGGCATCGAGCACCTGGCGCAGGGGCGCCATTCGGTGCTGCGCCTGTATATCGACAGCCCGGACGGCATCACCGTGGAGGATTGCGAGCGGGTGAGTCATCAGGTCAGCGGCGTGCTGGAGGTGGAAGACCCCATCAAGGGGCAGTACACCCTCGAGGTATCGTCGCCGGGACTGGATCGGCCGCTGTTCAAGCCGGAGCACTATGCGCGCTTCATCGGCGCAGTGGTTTCGCTGCGTCTGGCGCGGCCAATGGGTGTGCGGCGCAAATTCAAGGGACGTCTGCTGGCGCTGCGTGACGAGGCGGTGGTGATCGAACAGGACGGTGTCGAGGTGGTAGTGCCGCTGGAAGACATCGACAAGGCACATCTGGTGCCGCAGTGGTAG
- the nusA gene encoding transcription termination factor NusA, whose product MNKEILMVVDAVSNEKGVAKEIIFEALEAALATATKKRYGSEVDVRVCIDRQTGDYETFRRWLVVDDSEGQPLEHPTREYTLSAAREEDANIQPGDYIEEQVESVSFGRIAAQTAKQVIVQKVREAERAQVVDQYRGRVGELLNGVVKRLERGSVILDMGNNIEALIPREHLIPREAIRPGDRVRGYLYDVHSEPRGPQLFVSRTMPEFLVELFKLEVPEVGEGLIEIKAAARDPGSRAKIAVKSNDQRIDPVGACVGMRGSRVQTVTNELNGERIDIILWNDNPAQFVINAMSPAEVVSIVMDEESHTMDIAVEESQLAQAIGRNGQNVRLATELTGWNLNVMSESQAEEKSEEEAQALVKLFMDQLDVDEEVAAILVQEGFSSIEEVAYVPVQEMLEIEEFDEAIVEELRARAKDILVTREISSEEHGGKEPAADLLAMDGMDQQLAFALADIGVQTMEDLAEQAVDDLMQIEGMDEARAAQLIMTARKPWFEDDSQG is encoded by the coding sequence ATGAACAAAGAAATCCTGATGGTTGTCGACGCGGTGTCGAACGAAAAGGGTGTGGCCAAGGAAATCATTTTCGAGGCCCTGGAGGCCGCCCTGGCCACCGCCACCAAAAAGCGCTACGGCAGCGAGGTCGACGTGCGCGTGTGCATCGACCGCCAGACCGGTGACTATGAAACCTTCCGCCGCTGGCTGGTGGTGGATGACAGTGAGGGCCAGCCGCTCGAGCATCCGACCCGGGAGTACACACTGAGCGCGGCACGCGAGGAAGACGCCAACATCCAGCCCGGTGATTACATCGAGGAACAGGTGGAGTCGGTATCTTTCGGCCGCATTGCCGCCCAGACCGCCAAGCAGGTTATCGTGCAGAAGGTACGCGAGGCGGAACGTGCCCAGGTAGTCGACCAGTATCGGGGCCGGGTCGGCGAGCTGCTCAACGGCGTGGTCAAGCGTCTGGAGCGCGGCAGCGTGATCCTCGATATGGGCAACAACATCGAGGCGCTGATCCCACGTGAGCACCTGATCCCGCGTGAAGCCATTCGTCCCGGCGATCGTGTGCGCGGTTATCTCTACGATGTGCACTCCGAGCCGCGCGGTCCGCAGCTGTTCGTCAGCCGCACCATGCCGGAGTTCCTGGTCGAGCTGTTCAAGCTGGAGGTGCCGGAGGTGGGTGAGGGACTCATCGAAATCAAGGCCGCCGCCCGCGATCCGGGTTCCCGCGCCAAGATCGCCGTCAAATCCAACGACCAGCGCATCGATCCGGTCGGCGCCTGCGTCGGCATGCGCGGTTCGCGCGTGCAGACGGTGACCAATGAGCTGAACGGTGAGCGCATCGACATCATTTTGTGGAATGACAACCCGGCACAGTTCGTCATCAATGCCATGTCGCCGGCGGAAGTGGTTTCCATCGTCATGGACGAGGAAAGCCACACCATGGATATTGCGGTGGAGGAATCGCAGCTGGCCCAGGCCATCGGCCGTAACGGCCAGAATGTGCGCCTGGCCACCGAGCTGACCGGCTGGAACCTCAATGTGATGAGCGAGAGTCAGGCCGAGGAAAAGAGCGAGGAAGAGGCGCAGGCCCTGGTCAAGCTGTTCATGGACCAGCTCGACGTGGATGAAGAGGTGGCCGCCATTCTGGTGCAGGAGGGTTTTTCCAGTATCGAGGAAGTGGCCTACGTCCCGGTGCAGGAAATGCTGGAAATCGAGGAGTTCGACGAGGCCATCGTCGAGGAGCTGCGTGCCCGCGCCAAGGACATTCTGGTGACGCGCGAGATCAGCAGCGAGGAACACGGCGGCAAGGAACCCGCCGCGGACCTGCTGGCTATGGACGGCATGGACCAGCAACTGGCCTTTGCATTGGCCGACATCGGTGTACAGACCATGGAAGACCTGGCCGAGCAGGCGGTGGACGACCTCATGCAGATCGAAGGCATGGATGAGGCACGCGCCGCTCAACTGATTATGACCGCACGCAAGCCCTGGTTCGAGGACGACTCCCAGGGTTGA
- the infB gene encoding translation initiation factor IF-2, translating into MSEVTVKHFAETIGIAVDRLLVQLQEAGVPVHDAAGTITDQDKAKLLAYLRDKHGAAAPEAEPAAEAGPTKITLSRRTTSELKVPSTGGKAKTVTVQVRKKRTYVKRSLVDEAPREDEGKHVDEDVVERLEQHIRADAERAADDARRKAEEEALRQAEEAARLQAEAEARRQAEEEARRSAAAVAERPAAEPPPAKVAEKPAKTARPAAAPAKAEREVPRGGKKGGGRRRDGDDDMGGREELHIAPGKGGRRGSKKRPSRVAVPASGGGQHGFAMPTAPVVREVAIPETITVGELAQKMSVKAAEVIKFMMKMGSMVTINQVLDQDTAVLVVEELGHTAKVLKTDALEDEIAVVEQAGAAEPRPPVVTIMGHVDHGKTSLLDYIRRTRVAAGEAGGITQHIGAYHVETPRGVITFLDTPGHAAFTAMRARGAQATDIVVLVVAADDGVMPQTKEAIQHAKAAGVPLVVAVNKIDKPEADPDRVKNELAQQDVIPEDWGGDTMFAHVSAKTGEGVDQLLENILLQAEVLELKAVKEGRASGVVIESRLDKGRGAVATILVQSGTLHKGDVLLAGHEFGRVRAMLDENGRPIEEAGPSIPVEVLGLSGTPAAGESAVVVADERKAREVALFRQGKFRDVKFAKQQQAKLEDMFTQMQEGEVNTLNILLKADVQGSLEAISDSLLKLSTDEVKVKIVASGVGGISESDVNLAVASNAIIIGFNVRADGSAKRMIEEQGVDLHYYSIIYELLDEVKNAMTGMLKPEFKEEIIGLAEVRDVFRSPKFGAVAGCMVVDGVVKRNNPIRVLRDNVVIYEGELESLRRFKDDVAEVKQGFECGIGVKNYNDVRPGDQIEVYERVQVQRTL; encoded by the coding sequence ATGTCAGAAGTGACCGTCAAGCATTTCGCAGAAACCATCGGCATCGCTGTCGATCGCCTGTTGGTCCAGTTGCAGGAGGCCGGTGTGCCCGTGCACGACGCCGCAGGGACTATTACCGATCAGGACAAGGCGAAGCTGCTGGCCTATCTGCGCGACAAGCACGGCGCGGCTGCGCCGGAGGCGGAGCCGGCGGCAGAGGCCGGTCCGACCAAGATCACCCTGAGCCGGCGCACCACCAGTGAATTGAAGGTGCCCAGCACCGGCGGCAAGGCCAAGACGGTTACCGTGCAGGTGCGCAAGAAACGTACCTACGTCAAACGCAGTCTGGTGGATGAGGCGCCGCGGGAAGACGAGGGCAAGCACGTCGACGAGGATGTGGTTGAGCGCCTGGAGCAGCATATTCGTGCCGATGCCGAGCGTGCCGCCGACGATGCACGTCGCAAGGCGGAAGAAGAGGCGCTGCGCCAGGCCGAGGAGGCCGCGCGCCTGCAGGCCGAGGCCGAAGCGCGTCGTCAGGCGGAAGAAGAGGCACGTCGTTCGGCGGCAGCCGTTGCCGAGCGCCCCGCCGCCGAGCCGCCCCCGGCGAAAGTGGCGGAAAAGCCCGCCAAGACGGCCCGTCCTGCTGCCGCACCGGCCAAGGCGGAGCGCGAGGTACCCAGGGGTGGCAAGAAGGGCGGTGGCCGCCGCCGTGATGGTGATGACGACATGGGTGGCCGCGAAGAACTGCATATAGCTCCCGGCAAGGGCGGCCGCCGCGGTAGCAAGAAGCGCCCATCCCGTGTGGCGGTGCCGGCCAGCGGCGGTGGTCAGCACGGCTTTGCCATGCCCACCGCGCCGGTGGTGCGCGAGGTCGCCATTCCGGAAACCATTACCGTGGGCGAACTGGCGCAGAAGATGTCGGTGAAGGCGGCCGAGGTCATCAAGTTCATGATGAAGATGGGCAGCATGGTCACCATCAATCAGGTGCTGGACCAGGATACCGCCGTGTTGGTGGTGGAAGAGTTGGGTCATACCGCCAAGGTGCTGAAGACCGATGCCCTGGAAGACGAGATCGCCGTAGTGGAGCAGGCCGGCGCCGCCGAACCGCGTCCGCCGGTGGTTACCATCATGGGTCATGTCGACCACGGCAAGACCTCGTTGCTCGACTACATCCGCCGCACCCGCGTCGCCGCGGGCGAGGCCGGCGGCATCACCCAGCACATCGGTGCCTATCATGTGGAAACGCCGCGCGGTGTGATCACCTTCCTGGATACCCCGGGCCACGCCGCGTTCACCGCCATGCGTGCCCGTGGCGCCCAGGCCACCGATATCGTGGTGCTGGTGGTGGCCGCCGACGACGGCGTGATGCCGCAGACCAAGGAGGCCATCCAGCATGCCAAGGCGGCGGGTGTGCCGCTGGTGGTGGCGGTGAACAAGATCGACAAGCCCGAGGCCGATCCGGACCGGGTGAAGAACGAGTTGGCGCAGCAGGACGTCATTCCGGAAGACTGGGGCGGCGACACCATGTTCGCCCATGTCTCCGCCAAGACCGGTGAGGGTGTCGACCAACTGCTGGAGAACATCCTGCTGCAGGCCGAGGTGCTGGAGCTGAAGGCGGTGAAGGAAGGCCGCGCCAGCGGCGTCGTCATCGAATCGCGTCTCGACAAGGGGCGCGGTGCCGTGGCGACCATCCTGGTGCAGAGCGGTACCCTGCACAAGGGCGATGTGTTGTTGGCCGGCCACGAGTTCGGGCGCGTGCGCGCCATGCTGGACGAGAACGGCCGTCCCATCGAGGAGGCCGGCCCGTCCATCCCGGTGGAGGTGCTCGGCCTGTCCGGTACGCCGGCCGCCGGCGAATCCGCCGTGGTGGTCGCCGACGAGCGCAAGGCACGCGAAGTGGCGCTGTTCCGCCAGGGCAAGTTCCGCGACGTCAAGTTCGCCAAGCAGCAGCAGGCCAAGCTGGAAGACATGTTCACCCAGATGCAGGAAGGCGAGGTCAACACCCTCAATATCCTGCTCAAGGCCGACGTACAAGGTTCCCTGGAGGCTATCTCCGATTCGCTGCTCAAGCTGTCCACCGACGAGGTGAAGGTGAAGATCGTCGCCAGCGGCGTCGGCGGCATCAGCGAGTCCGACGTCAATCTGGCCGTGGCCTCCAACGCCATCATCATCGGCTTCAACGTCCGTGCCGACGGCAGCGCCAAGCGCATGATCGAGGAGCAAGGCGTCGATCTGCACTACTACAGCATCATTTACGAGCTGCTCGACGAAGTGAAGAACGCCATGACCGGCATGCTGAAGCCGGAGTTCAAGGAAGAGATCATCGGCCTCGCCGAGGTGCGCGACGTGTTCCGCTCGCCCAAGTTCGGCGCCGTGGCCGGCTGCATGGTGGTGGACGGTGTGGTCAAGCGCAACAACCCGATCCGCGTGCTGCGTGACAACGTGGTGATCTACGAGGGCGAACTGGAATCCCTGCGCCGCTTCAAGGACGACGTCGCCGAGGTCAAGCAGGGCTTCGAATGCGGTATCGGCGTGAAGAACTACAACGACGTGCGTCCGGGTGACCAGATCGAGGTCTACGAGCGCGTCCAGGTGCAGCGTACGCTCTGA
- the rbfA gene encoding 30S ribosome-binding factor RbfA, with product MAQSTRSRRVGEQMQRELALLIQQELKDPRLGMITVSGVEVTRDFAHAKVFVTVLGDDAGQVEKSLEGLRHAAGFLRRELGRRMQLRTIPELHFVHDTSVERGTRLSALIDQAVASDGKKTND from the coding sequence ATGGCCCAGTCCACACGCAGCCGTCGCGTGGGTGAGCAGATGCAGCGCGAGCTGGCACTGCTCATCCAGCAGGAACTCAAAGATCCGCGCCTGGGGATGATCACCGTCTCCGGCGTGGAGGTGACGCGTGATTTCGCCCACGCCAAGGTGTTCGTCACCGTGCTCGGCGATGACGCCGGGCAGGTGGAAAAGTCGCTCGAAGGCCTGCGTCACGCCGCCGGTTTCCTGCGCCGCGAACTGGGCCGCCGCATGCAGTTGCGCACCATCCCGGAACTCCATTTTGTCCACGATACTTCCGTCGAGCGGGGTACGCGCCTGTCGGCCCTGATCGACCAGGCCGTCGCTTCTGACGGCAAGAAAACGAACGATTGA
- the rpsO gene encoding 30S ribosomal protein S15: MSLNATQKAAIVKEHGKAATDTGSAEVQIALLSARIDDLSGHFKEHTHDHHSRQGLLRMVSKRRKLLDYLKGKDIERYRAIVARLGLRK, from the coding sequence ATGTCTCTGAACGCCACCCAGAAAGCCGCAATCGTCAAGGAGCACGGCAAGGCCGCGACCGACACCGGTTCCGCCGAAGTGCAGATCGCCCTGCTGTCCGCCCGCATCGATGACCTGTCCGGTCACTTCAAGGAGCACACTCACGATCACCACTCGCGCCAGGGTTTGCTGCGCATGGTGAGCAAGCGTCGCAAGCTGCTCGATTACCTGAAGGGCAAGGACATCGAACGCTACCGCGCCATCGTTGCCCGCCTCGGCCTGCGCAAGTAA